The Ornithorhynchus anatinus isolate Pmale09 chromosome X5, mOrnAna1.pri.v4, whole genome shotgun sequence nucleotide sequence gatgggattagaacgcaggtcctctgactcccagcacatgctctttccaccaggccacgctgattctcttcatcatcatcatcatcatcatcatcatcatggtatttattgagtccttcctggGTGTCTATACGTAAtgcataaatataaaatatatataatacataaatATCACTACTGATGTACCTATGGCCAATCGCTTTtccccactttttttaatggcatttgttaagttcttactatgtgtcaggcaccggacctaaactcttagattgtaagccaccgaatgaacagggaccatgtttaattcattcaatagtatttattgagctcttactgttcacagagcactgtactcagtgcttgttcttacctgtcttctctctccGTGTCTAGCACAGTCCTATgcccatggtaagagcttaataaatactattactactactctccccatcagTTATATTTACAAATCTGTTGGAAATCTCCTTTTAATATTTTATTTGAATATTTACCTCACTGGCAATTATTCCATTTCTAAAACTCTATTTCTTCAATTTAATATATCAAGTTAAggtcctctcccaaattctttgCTTTCACTCACCAGCTCAGATATTTTGTAAACTAGATTATAATAtccttaagggaagggattgtgtataCATACTgtaatactcccccaagtgctcagtccaataATCTGTCCACTGTAGGCATTCTATACCATGGATGTTTCGAGTAGGTACTATGAACTCTTTGATGCATGGTATTGGATTCACAAAGGCAAGTATAAAAGACTCTTCAAAATTATACTCACAGTACTCCACTTGTATAGCACTGGTGAATTGTGGCAGATCTTCTCTGTCAAGAGAGGGGGTCTTAAATAAACTTTCAGTGAACAAAGTAGTGATTATATTTGTTGTATGGCTCCATTCATAATTCAGTTACATTACTGCCTGATGGGAAGTGGTAGGGGCAATTTACCAAATTCTTTGCCCAAAGACCCACTGTAAAGGCcagtcaggaggaggaagaagatgatggAAAGAGGGTCTCTCTATATGCCTGACACCccttgtttcctgaccacaaggactgGTAAATCCTAcagtgagagaactgagtcaggaATCTgcattctctcccttttcctccccactggAATGGATATTCGCCCTTAATCTTAGACTCAAACATATGGGTTCCAGACTGCTTTCCCTCATGGAAAGTAGAGGGAAATATACTCAAGGATATGGTAGTGGGATGGCTGAATGCCAAACTAGTTCCTCATGCCCTCTAACCCACTATCCCAtcgttcttcctttcctttctcctcatccACTCACTTAGAATGTGTTCTATCCTGCTTTACTGGTTATGAGGGGAAATGCAATTGTCAACACAGTTGCTACTGTTATGATCCTCTAGGTGTCATCCTTAACATCAGCTCACACCAGGGTCTCAAGGTGAACCAAGTTGAAtcaatgagtcagtggtatttatcgagcacttattatgtgcacagtcCCATACTAAGCTACTCACCTAAAAAAGCAGTAGACAGAAAAGATCCAGTGATTCAAATTGCAGTATCACTGCTGTATCACCAAAAATTTCAGTGAGCCATAGTCCAATGAAGTGTCTTTGTTTTCAGAATGGCACAAGGAGAATTCTCTTTGATTATCAATCAaattatgtcatttattaagcacacactgtgtgctgtactaagtgcttgagaaagtacaatacagtacaatagatgtCATTTCTGGTCCTTAGGATGCTTTAGGGCCAGCCAACTGCATCTTGCATTGCTGTGTTAGGGAGCAGTGGAGTCTTGTAGAATAAGAAAGGAAGTAGAGGTAGGAGGCTGaggtttgaatcttggctctgccagagTGACTGACAGGTTGTATTAAACCTCagacctccttcacctctcttgttcaatttctccatctataaagtggagaaaataatccctgcccaccctaccCCACAAAGCTATAAATATAACAAAATGAGATTACAAATATGGAAAGCTCTTGGACAAAACTATAGCTGTACTGAAGCTTCATGAACCATTTTTGGAGAAAGAAAACAgtgtaacccagctctgccacctcttgcctgctgtgtgaccttgggaaaatcatttcatttatctgtgtcccagtttcctcatttttaaaacggggattcaatattggTTCTCCCTTCTCTAAGACTGCAAgttccatatgggatggggactattttctacctgattatcttatctcttccCTAGgatttggcataaagtaagtccttaacaatagAATGATTTTGACAAACCTAAAACCACACTCATCATAAACTCTACCCCATCTCTGCAATGCATTGTAATCAAGTCCAAATTCTTTCCCCTGACCCAGATAATATTAATGAAGGCGAGGACAAAatagaggcaggggactggactatAATTACCTCAAAATCACTTTTAGTGCTAGGCTTCTGAGAAAAATCACGACCCTTCCCCTGTTACCCAATATTCACCACTCAAGTGGCAAAGGATTTACTCTTCAGCTGACACTCTGTATCTCATTATTACCAGAATTATTTATTCGATTATTTCATTCAAGCTTTAGTGCTATTTCAAGGAGCATTTCCAACAGGGAGAGAAGTTAGTCCCTGTTTTGGAGACATCTCAGACTCCCACTACAGAATCTGCCACAGCACCATCAGTTGACACTGTAATTGTAGTCCTGGGGGATGTTGAGCTCTTACAGTCAAGCTATAACTGCTGCCCTACCCCTGCCCTTTCAGGTATAGAAAAAGCAAACCCTTCTCTGCCCAGCATGTGGCAGGGGAGAACAGACCAACCCAGGTGAGTGCCCTCAGGTGTCAAGCTCGAATatgggagcgggagggagaaacAAAGTGGGAGCAGTCTGGGCTCAGGAACTCTGAGGGTTGGGGTGGTGTAAAAGAATTAACTCTTCCTGCAGTTGGTTTCTGGGATGAGCTGAGTTCTTTGCATTTGTCCATTacctgctcctttcattcattcattcaacagtatttattgagcgcttactatgtgcagagcactgtactaagcgcttggaatgaacaagtcggcaacagatagagacagtccctgccgtttgacgggcttacagtctgctccTGGACttgctgcccacagcaggcttatctAAAGGGCCTTGAATTCTCCAAAAACAGAAACATatttttattatgctatttgttgcaCTCTTACTTTGtttcaggcactgtgttaagcactggagaaggtacaacttattcagcttggacacagtccatgtcccacatggggctcagtcttaatccccattgtatagatgtgataactgaagcatggagaagttagttgacttgcccaaggtcacatagaggacaagtagcagagctagaattaaaacccagatccttctgacccataAGCACGttttttatccactaggtcactctgcttctctaatccttgaGTCCAGTTCTTGACTCTGACTTCCCTCTTCCCTAATCTCTGTGTCTTTGCCCATCCCTTCTCGCTCCCTCAGCCCTTTTCCTCACATCCATGTGCTCACGAAAATTGGAGTCTGGGtatgggagaaaagaggggactgAGAAAGAGTAGAAGGGGTGAATATTGAGATATATCAATATTACTGAAAATAATGTTAATCTCTAGAACAGGGCACTCCACCATTTTTCTAAacattaataacaacaattataaaaataattacaattatagtatttgctaagtgcttactatgtgccaggcactgtactaagcacttgggtagatacaagcaaattgggttggacatagtccctgtcccatgtgggctcacaatctcaatccccattttacagatgaggtaactgaggcacagagaaatgaagtgacttgcccaaggtcacacagcagaaaagtggcagagctgggattagaaaccatgcccatgctctatgccaTGCTGACCTCCTGTAACAATTCTAATTTATTGATCACTAGTAAAATGGACTTGGCACATTTTATCCTTTATCTTACTCACTGTCTTCTGGATTACATTGATTTTAGCTAAAGTAACACAAATTTGATCAAGTATCATTACCTCTAATTGAAATCTCAGATTTGAGGCTCAACTGGTGTTCACAACAAGACTCCAACCTTCCCCATATTGATTTATCAGTTTATATTTCATTTCTATCCCTCTATCAAAGGAGTATTATAGAGTCAATAAATTAATTTTACAAAATCCTCCCTGCCATTTTTTTTATCCCTATGCCTTCCTTTACCAATGTTTCCACTTTATACCCAATCTCTGAACTGGGTTCTTCAATATTAACTACAGATATCATCCCCAGAATTTCCTAAACCCCAAAAGGTCAGGAACAGTCATTTTTATATTCTCCTAACACTTCAAAAAAGTGAAAAGTCTCAAATAGGAATTGTAGAAATTGATAAGGTTAGTGAAAGGACTGTCCTTTCTCTAATTCCCCTGAACATGGATCCTTCTTATGGCAGAAATGATGCTTTTGGCTACAGGGAATGGGGGTCTAAAATAGTCTGCAGGGGCAATGTAGATTTTGAATAAACTAtatgctagtatttattgagcacttactatgtcctaagcactgtactaagcaaggagtagataaaagataatcatgtagGGTGCAATCCCGCTATCaaaagaggctcacagttcaagtataAAGAAGAAcaggtctgcatccccattttacaggggaggaaactgggaCATAGCACATCTGAGTGAGtagtttaaggtcacacagcaggtaagtggcaaaatctggactaaaactcaggtcctcttactcccaggcctgggctctttccactagaaatcCAGTGAAGCAGGGACTTGCCATTGACCAAGTTCAACATATGCAATTATGTGTCTATGTGTCAGGTTTAATAAGTGCCTGCCCAAAGGAAGAAGGTGTAGGCCTTCAGTGAGCGGGTAAGCAGAAGACTGTGGAGGTGtgagatttttaattttttaaaatttgttaaacactttctatgtgccagaaactgtactgagccctggggtagatataggtgaatcaggttgaacacaatccacacGACCTATATGGGACTGGAACATTAAGGGGGGGACCACAAGGTAGCTTGCCTAGCTGGTATAAAGGTGGCACAACATGCCAGATGGATTGGTAGACTGTTGAAGGGAAGAGCTaatggttatcaatcaatcaatcaatcaatgctatttattgaacactcactgtgtacagagcattgcactaagtgctgggagaaaatgcacaggtaggaattggacatggtccctatcccttgaggggctcacaatttaagcacagagaagggattggaggcagacatatcaggagtgatgaaacattaaaacaaaacacaagCAAATTCACAAAGACTTGGCGGTGATAGAGGAGTACAAGAGTGTCTGGAAACATATGTCAGGCGGCCATGGAACATGCTGGTAGCTGGATCCCTCAATGGCGGGAAGGAAGGCAGAGATTGCCACAGTGATTTTCTCAGCAGTGATGGGGTCCCAATGATCATATTTGCTGAACTGATGCTAGGTACACATGCATCATCCAGTCATCCAGATCCTTTGTCTTTGAATAAGACAGTGATTCAGAGAGAAAGATTTTTAGTTTCAGTAAGGATAGGGATCATTTGGGACAGGTGAAAATTAGGAAAGGCAGCCTCCCTTATCTCTACCAGGCCTCTGGCATTTAACGTTAGAAGTTGGTTGAGCAGCTTTTAAATGGAAAGCCAGAGTAATGCCTGTGAGTGTGGACAAAGAAAAAGACATGGATTGACTCAAccctggagaagtgaggtgatgtaAATTGGAAGGCATTCTGACTGTGGGGAGTGACGGTAAGGGattcaaaggaaaaacaaagggacattgaggaaactgatgagAGGGAATTAGGCAAAGGCAAAGAAACTGGTCCATGGAAATCTGGCAGAAATAGAAGCAAAGATTGGTGACTGTTTCTGCAGCTATACTAAAAgtataaaaatgaaaatggatGGATTGGAATTCTTTGTGATGGGTGGGGGCCAAGTTGTGTGCTCTGTGTTGTAGCTGGAAATCagcacttggatcagtgtagtagcactttggattgaggagaaagggcagactttagagaTGTTATataggttgaaccaacaggatttggtgacactgagtatgtgggttgaaatgAAATGGATGAGTCGAGGTTAATGTTGAGGTTAGGGACTTGTGAGACAGCAATGATAGGGGTGTTTTCTAgagtgatggggaagacatgaagaggacagggtttgggtggaaagataaggagttctgttatggACCTATTAAATTTGCTGTGTCAcctgaacatccaagtagagatgtcctgaaggcaggaggaaatatgagaaagagagaggtcggggctggagagagaaatctgagaatcatctgcttagagatggtagttgagcctGTACGaggcagatgagttctccaaggccgGGGCTGTAGAATGTGAATAGAAACGGAAAGaaaattgagccttgaggaactcccacagttagaggatggggagcagaggagaaagctgccaaagagactgagaaagagtggccagagagaaggggggatgaCCAGAAGAGGATAATGTTAGTGAAGGCAAGGatagctaatcaatcagtcagtggtagctactgagcaccaactgtgtgcatagcactgtcctaaagtttggagagagcacaatacaacagatgaTATTTCAGGGAGAAAAGGAGTAGTCCACAGTTCAAagatagctgagaggtcgaggagaattaggatagagtagaggccattggatttagcaagaaagaTGTCACTGGTGGCCTTAGAAGGGATATTTCTGTGAattgaagagggcagaagccagattggaggggggggaTTagtgaaagaattggaggaggagaagaggaagcagcagtgtagacaactttctcaaggagtttggagaggaatagtaggaggtatatggggtgataactggatggaGCCCTGaggcaagggagggttttttatgataggggatatatgagcatgtttgaaagcatggggaaagagccattagaaagtgaatgGCTGAATATGGTGATCAGAGAGACGGTAGACAAAATCTgtcttcaaggagattacaatctagtagCTTACATTCAAATCAGAGACAGTGGTTGCACTTTGTATGCACCTAACTCtatgatattctcccaagcacttaacacaatgttctgcacaatgaAGACACTCAGGAAAAAGTTTCGTTGATTAAAGGAGGATGTAGTCCTCAACTGTCAAGTCCACCTGCACTTTATGCATACCCAAATGGGCTTGACACGTGAGAGAACATAGTTTCATCCAGAGACTTTCAAATTACACTATACATTTTCTCTTCCAGACACGGGGTTTTTTAAAACAATATGCCACCAGGCCCTTTTTGTGTAGGAATTTGAGTGTGTTtatgtttttgtttctgtttttaagGGAAGGAGATTGCAGGCATTGGAATATCCAAAGAGTCATCACAGATACCCATGTCATTCTATTGGACGCTTCACCCAGTGGGCTGGTATCCAGAATTTGACCATGATGCCAGGAAGAAAAGGCTTAACCACTCTCCACTGTGCTACAAATGATCTCATTTGAGGGTTTAGCCATGATGAGTGCTTTTAAGTTGTTATTTAAGGTGCTTCAGAGTGGCCATTCTGAATACATCAAGAAAATGCTATTGAGTGACCTGGTCTTCATAATTCTTTTCCTTATTCAGAGTGGGGTTGGGCTTCTGGAAAACTCAATACTGTTCATACTTTATGCCAGAGTCTTCAGTTCCCAGGCCCATCACAAGAAGTCCActgacctgatccttgcccatcTGACCATGGCCAACACGGTGACACTTCTCACACAGGTGGCCCCAGGGATGTTCCTGGCCATCAGTTGGGATTATTCTCTGGGAGTGGTGGGGTGCCAGATTGTCTTGTACATCAGGAGAGTGTCCCGGGGCCTTTCCATCTGCACCACATGTCTCCTGAGCGTGTTTCAGGctatcaccatcagtcccagcacctcccTGTGGACCCAATTCAAATGCAGCCTCCCCAGGTATatcctccctgcctttctctttttctgggtCCTCAACCTCAAGGTAGAAATGAACATACTAAAATCTATTGAAAACAGCAAAAATATCACTCTCACCATCCATATTGACAGCAGAAAATGTTGTATTAGCATGGTCCGGGGGAATTATTTAAATAATGTTGCTTTTTTAACAGTCAAGACGCTCCGAGATGTCATCTTTGTGTTCCTCATGAGCTggtccagtggctacatggtgcttGTGCTCTACCGACACCGTAAACAAGTCCAGCACATCCACAACACCAGCATCTCCTCCAAGTCCGTTGCAGAGACCAGAGCTACCCAGACCATCCTGCTCCtcgttacttgttttgtttccttttattcCATCAACAGCGGTCTTACTTTGGCTTTAAATTTTATCAAGGAGGATGACTTGAGGTTTTATGATCCTGTATTATTTCTGGGTTCCTGTTACTCTTTCTTTGGACCATTGATGCTCATCACTAATGATCCCTGGGTATCCAAACTCCAATGTCCTATAGGAAGAGGGAGATCCCACTCCATATAGGGATCCCAGACTTGAGAAGCAATTTGCCTGTCCTCTAAATACATTGCCCACATACCTTCTGTAAAGTCACTGGTTAGACTCTAGGAGCCCACCATCTTGTTTGTGCGACTATCTCTGAACCAGACAACAAGGATCCCTGGAATCCCCAATATCTGTAAtatcttcccatctctccccacctggaaagatcatggacggATTGATCAGATCCATGGGAGCACAGCAACAGAGAGTGCATTCTTTGTTGGAAAGGGAATACTTAGCTATATCTTTCTGTCTTCTCATCTAGACTGCCCTTCCAAGGCCCATTCCTTTCCCTCAATCCATATACTACATCCAGCTCTATTTCTGTGGAGGTGATAGAAAGGGATCATGATAGTTTTCATCTTATTCATCATAAGCATCACAATTTTCTTCACTTACATcaacctcttctcttccttcttttctccttaaTTCTTACCTTTCGACAGAAAGGTAATCCTGGATGGAGGTTCCTGGTTGTTTTAAAGTGACTTGAATTCAGAAGGAGATGTTAATGATCAAATAAGAATATGGCAAAAAGAATATGTCCAGTTGAAATCCAAGATGGTGTCTTGTAACACTAAAGTTGAAATGCATCATAAGATGACGTCTTCTTTAAATATTCCTTTTCAATATTAAGAATACGGGTTTGGAATCAGAAACTTGCCCATACACTGCTGGTATAAAAGCcaggatgcagtaatcaaggcaggataggatgagtctGTGCCCtgtatcagcatagtagcagtttggatggagagaaaaggatggatttaagcaatgttgtgaaggcaaaactgacaggatttggtgataaattgaatatttgtgttgaatgacagagatgagtcaagaacaatacaaaggttatgggcttgtgagatagggagaatagttACATTGTCTAGAgctatgggaaagacagggggagaacggggtttgaatgggaagatacagagttctgttgtggcatgtttagtttgaggtgtcagtgggacatccatgtagaggtgtcctgaaggcaggaggaaagtgtTACtgtgagagaaggagaaatgttagagctggagatgtagacttgggaaacATTTACATAGAGATGTTAGTTCAaatcaagggagtgaatgagttctccaaggcagtgggtgtggaGAGTagaaggaacccagaactgagccttgagggatccccactgtcagagggtgggagacagaagagtagcctacagaagagactgagaagaagtggttagagagataggaggagaaccaagggaAGACAATGTCAGTGAACCCAAGGTTCGATAAAGTTTTAAGAAGGGGGCGGTCCATGATgtagaaggcagatgagaggtctaggaggattaggatggagtagaggctgtcagatttggtgaaAAGAAGGTGATTGGTTACCTTAGAAAGGGAGTTttcatggagtggagggggcaaaaaccagattggaggggattaaGGAGAAAACTccaagagagaaaatggaggcggGGATGTGAAcatcgctcattcattcactcagtcatatttattgagcagttactgtgtgcagaacactgtactaagcgtttggaaagtacagttcagcaataattcctgtctcaaggagtttggcgagaaatgataggaggaaggtgggatgataactagagggagccatggggttaagacagggttttttttttaggatagtggaTATataagcgtgtttgaaagcagtgggaaaaaacCCACTGGAAAGTCAActgttgaagatgacagtcaaggaaggagaaagggagggggcaaatgttctaataaggtatgaaggaatggggtgTTCCTTGAACTGGTCAGTGCTTCAGTTTATTCATCTATTGAATGgaaatccctgctccactctaCCTTACATGGACATTGTGGGACAAAATATAACAATTGTAAAAGAGCTGTGGAAAACCAACTGAGGTATAATTTCCAGGCAACAACACTATTGGTTGAAATGGAGAAAACAGAGATGGGTATATCCTTGCAAGCCATTTGCAAAAAATATCCCTGTGAAATATCTCTACTTGAATTTCCTCatgccctttcttcatccctagccatcccattctccttttcctcattttatGTACCTCTGTGAACTCAGACGTTCCACCTTTGGGTAAGTCTAATGTGTTGGTGTCACAgccaccattttgcagaagcaGTCAAAGTTACACGATCCTAAAACATTTCTCTGAAAGCAACTTTAAACTCTCCACTTGCTCCAGAGTCTTtggggttctctcccaagtttgtAGGACCTTTCACTCCTTGTCTCAGCCTTAAGAACGGGCGACAGGAACTGCCACAgatttgggaaaaaaatggatTAAATGCATTTAGCTCTATAGGAGCACCAAGGGAAAATCATACTCTGCATTGTAAAGTCAGATGACTGGCCACGTGGCTAGCTGGTGTTTGCTGCCAATCAACATCCATTCTGCTGTTCCAACCACTTGTCATGGAGAGGGATATGGAAGAAACATTGCTCAGGGAAGCTTTGTGTGGACAGAATTGAGGGCTGGGGATGGAGCCCCTCGTGGAGACGTGGGTATTCTGTAGAGTTAGGTACCCCACAGTCAGATTTCCTGTTGTTCCCATGTGAAACCCTTGTGGACTGGTGATATCCAGCTACCCGGTTCACCCCTTAGAACCAGAAAGGCATAAAAAATGGAGTCAACATATGGATCAATCTCTTGCCCCCCGCCAGCcagtggaggaagagaatgaggatgcTGCCAATTCATTTCTGGTCCTCACAGGGCTTTGGGAAACCACCCCTGCCTAATCTCTCATTtcaccatcctattttccctccctactgtgtcacccatgcacttgagagagtttgtaccccttaagcactcagtcattcaccatacctcaatcccctaagcacttaggtactttggCTCATTTCTTCAGTAGCAATAGCCAGTCAGCACCAATGGATCTTGGGCAATGGATCCTTGTACAGACCTGTAGGGTGCCCACCACATTGCCCAGGTGGATGGGACGAGGCAAAGCCTAAGGGGAACATGATGCTTCACAAGATTTCAtaacagggttgggggagggggcgttcATTCAGCCCCCCTCTGGTGCTGGGGTCTGACcgtggcagcgtggcctaggggaaacagaACAGGACTGAGAGTCCAAAGATTAGGGTTCTAGtcttcactctgccacttatctgctctgggacctctaacaaatcacttaacttctctgtgccttcgttacctcatctgtaaaatgaggattcaaaaaacctgatttccttccctcttagactatgaacgccatttggaacagagactgtctccaatctaTTTTACCTCTAATccagggcatggcacatagtaagtaccaacaaataccacaattattaatatttttaccaGGTTCCAGGGCCTGGTGATGACCAGGAGGGCAGTGTGGGAGAAGCCTCTACTTTTGAACCTAttgattcctctttctcctctatccttcctttcccccttttgagcactgtaccagcagtttaggagagtacagtagagtgagtagacccaattcctgcccacttAACAGAAGGTAGTGTGCTATACCAGAATTTCCAGAAATGGCACCACCTAATCCAGTAGTGACAGGAGGTTGCACTTCCTTATAAGGAAGAGTCACAAAGGTTAAGGCTAGCACTCTCTCTTGGTAGGCTGCCACAGTGGGGAAACCCCTGACTTCCACAGAGTTCTTCTTAGTGTATTCTTAAACCTCTACTCGATGCAACTTGagctccttcctctgactttggaGAACTTTTACTCCAGCTCTAGCAAGTCAGGCCAGTGTATGCACCTTTGTCCTAAGGTCCAAAAAATGACCTTGAAGTCACCTATGGAGCACCACCCTACTTCTCTGGAACGGCTTTGGCTTCCATGAAACcagcagagtgaaagggagagTTTCTATCCTTatttaatgatagtatttttaaagcccttactatgtgccaggcactgtactaagctgtggggtggatacaagcaaattgtgttggacacagtccctgaaccatgtgggactcacagtctcaatccccatttaatagatgaggtaactgaggcacagataaatgaagtgacttgcccaaggtcacacagcagacatgtgcaaaGCCGGATTTAGAATGCatgatcttctgacgcccaggtccatgctttatccacttcaccatgctgcttctcactcatttTCCACTGGGAAGGCATAGCCATCCcagacacttaaatgccatacacATGGCAGTGGGATAGCAGCCGCTGCTTGGGATCACACTTATGACAAACTCAGCATGGGCTTGGCTCCAGCTCCAAGCT carries:
- the ORNANAV1R3162 gene encoding vomeronasal 1 receptor ornAnaV1R3162 — translated: MLLSDLVFIILFLIQSGVGLLENSILFILYARVFSSQAHHKKSTDLILAHLTMANTVTLLTQVAPGMFLAISWDYSLGVVGCQIVLYIRRVSRGLSICTTCLLSVFQAITISPSTSLWTQFKCSLPRYILPAFLFFWVLNLKVEMNILKSIENSKNITLTIHIDSRKCCISMVRGNYLNNVAFLTVKTLRDVIFVFLMSWSSGYMVLVLYRHRKQVQHIHNTSISSKSVAETRATQTILLLVTCFVSFYSINSGLTLALNFIKEDDLRFYDPVLFLGSCYSFFGPLMLITNDPWVSKLQCPIGRGRSHSI